One Alicyclobacillus acidoterrestris DNA window includes the following coding sequences:
- a CDS encoding sigma factor-like helix-turn-helix DNA-binding protein, whose product MENEITISDILWSDTDNTEDEVNKRLEISGMIKLLDVLDERERKVIELRFGLVDGREWTQNEVADTLDISRSYVSRLEKRALLKMFHQSYAGQERKKSYIYRRNSR is encoded by the coding sequence GTGGAGAATGAAATTACGATATCAGACATTCTCTGGTCCGACACGGACAATACAGAGGATGAAGTCAATAAGCGTTTGGAAATCAGCGGCATGATTAAACTACTCGACGTCTTAGACGAACGCGAGCGAAAAGTCATCGAGTTGCGATTTGGACTGGTAGACGGCCGGGAGTGGACACAAAACGAGGTCGCAGACACCCTGGATATATCTAGGTCATATGTATCCAGGCTGGAAAAAAGGGCGCTACTCAAGATGTTTCATCAATCGTACGCAGGCCAAGAACGTAAGAAGTCATATATTTACAGGAGAAATTCGCGATAA
- a CDS encoding recombinase family protein, which translates to MSFGTFPEHLGNVWVYLRKSREDREAEERARREGRGDIETLSRHRRKLFQLASKFQWRITRVFEEVVSGEFISERPEMQKLLQGVEKGETQAVLTMDIDRLGRGDMEDQGRIMRVFREAGTLILTPDKVYDLCDEMDEEWTEFKAFFARRELKMITKRMQQGRITSVQDGKYLGTRPPFGYDVNDDRILIPNQDADTVRLIFDLHVNRGMGGSHIASYLNTLGIKTPTGKSWRAANVVAILRNAHYAGYVVWGRIKHDKRKGTYTKRPEEEVIRAKGRHTPLISIEVFEASAQIRASRSHAPLGFSKQIANPLAGLIECSKCGEKLIRRPYTKQGPHLICKNPNCPQRSTRLDIVEQRVVQALREWLCEYTISCDEVTAATNAPTEAHHNMRLLTKIEDDIRRLETQRDNLHNLLEQGIYDAATYRDRKQKLVSELSTLAHQKERLMKDIDREIAAERTPQKTIPHVIHVLDLYPNMKTPAEQNRLLRTVLYKAVYNKEKHQRGAEFDLDLYPLF; encoded by the coding sequence ATGTCTTTCGGGACATTCCCTGAGCATCTCGGCAATGTGTGGGTATATCTCCGGAAATCGCGAGAAGACCGGGAAGCAGAGGAACGCGCGCGCCGTGAGGGGCGCGGTGACATCGAGACCTTATCTCGCCACCGCCGCAAACTCTTTCAATTGGCGTCCAAGTTTCAGTGGCGTATCACGCGTGTATTTGAAGAAGTTGTCTCCGGTGAATTTATATCGGAGCGACCAGAAATGCAAAAGCTTCTGCAAGGCGTAGAAAAGGGTGAGACACAAGCCGTTTTAACCATGGACATCGACCGCCTTGGGCGCGGCGATATGGAAGACCAAGGACGCATCATGCGGGTCTTTCGCGAAGCCGGCACCCTCATCCTAACCCCTGACAAAGTCTATGATCTCTGTGATGAAATGGACGAAGAGTGGACCGAGTTTAAAGCGTTCTTTGCCCGCCGCGAACTCAAGATGATCACCAAGCGAATGCAACAAGGACGCATCACAAGCGTCCAGGACGGCAAATACCTCGGCACTCGGCCACCCTTTGGTTACGACGTGAATGACGACCGGATACTCATTCCAAATCAAGATGCCGACACGGTGCGCCTGATTTTTGATCTCCACGTCAATCGCGGTATGGGTGGCAGCCACATTGCATCGTACTTGAACACACTCGGGATAAAGACCCCAACGGGAAAGTCGTGGAGAGCTGCGAACGTCGTTGCGATCCTCAGGAATGCCCATTACGCCGGTTACGTCGTATGGGGACGGATAAAGCACGACAAACGCAAAGGAACCTACACGAAACGCCCCGAGGAAGAAGTGATTCGGGCCAAAGGGCGCCACACGCCGCTGATTTCGATAGAGGTGTTTGAGGCGAGCGCTCAAATCCGCGCGTCGAGATCTCATGCCCCACTCGGTTTCTCAAAACAGATTGCGAACCCATTGGCCGGCCTCATCGAATGTTCGAAATGCGGCGAGAAACTGATTCGCCGGCCTTACACCAAACAAGGTCCCCACTTAATCTGCAAAAACCCGAATTGCCCCCAACGCAGCACCCGACTGGATATTGTCGAGCAAAGAGTGGTTCAGGCGCTCCGCGAATGGCTTTGCGAATACACCATCTCCTGCGACGAGGTGACTGCTGCCACAAATGCTCCAACAGAGGCGCACCACAACATGCGGTTACTGACGAAGATAGAGGATGACATTCGCCGCTTAGAAACACAACGAGACAACTTACACAACCTGCTCGAACAAGGCATCTATGACGCAGCGACATACCGTGATCGCAAACAAAAGCTCGTCTCGGAATTATCCACATTAGCGCACCAGAAAGAACGCTTGATGAAGGACATTGACCGGGAAATAGCGGCTGAGCGCACACCGCAAAAGACTATCCCGCACGTGATACACGTGCTCGACCTCTACCCCAACATGAAAACACCGGCAGAACAGAATCGATTGCTTCGCACAGTTTTGTATAAAGCGGTGTACAACAAGGAAAAGCATCAGCGGGGCGCGGAGTTCGACTTAGACCTTTATCCCTTGTTCTAA